A stretch of Aedes aegypti strain LVP_AGWG chromosome 2, AaegL5.0 Primary Assembly, whole genome shotgun sequence DNA encodes these proteins:
- the LOC5571683 gene encoding uncharacterized protein LOC5571683: MGYFSKRNVFIYCCISACLSLITYLIAFSCEVSWILEANGKLPLPSFLLCAEFFVLFISSAILIHGLSTGVSWGLLSWSIIIGVLSVPELALVMYMTIQHWGLQSAHGLTELIGYLVRLIVNCLALLCVIPTALRWRQEKKVLSQLESLASRLQLTTPTPATPFNATNGMNSLRASKRSQASRRPSTGFDNPGYVPHETNSADIVQQYTQYNNLYGSQSEFNASIFGLNPSQYIGPPPPPMAAEHKKTQSLLDLRFIFPPKFLTTNDKKAAKDRGTDETDSVLNNNLKNNRINNKLNDGTGKSLKDNNSVIEMNTDPTAAANDPIYHTIESTKPSKILGRNCVSLENLGNITLSESPLPYKKNDFAQYRYGNNLLKNYALNPWNVIAYNPAYSAYPPAYMHYHMHPYLYQMHHNNFPPATAAGYFASPHHHHQMHPQQHHPGGLGGHYSANQSTISYGYNNGYLNSANNSRQSLGNESDDFRKYRDVAL, encoded by the exons ATCACCTACCTGATCGCATTTTCCTGCGAAGTTTCGTGGATACTGGAAGCTAATGGAAAACTTCCCCTGCCGTCCTTCCTACTTTGTGCGGAGTTTTTCGTGCTGTTCATATCGTCTGCAATTCTAATCCATGGATTATCAACG GGCGTTTCGTGGGGCTTACTCAGCTGGTCGATCATCATAGGGGTGCTGTCCGTGCCGGAGTTGGCACTAGTCATGTACATGACAATTCAGCATTGG GGCCTGCAGTCAGCACATGGACTAACGGAATTAATAGGTTATTTAGTACGTTTAATAGTCAACTGCCTGGCACTGCTGTGTGTCATTCCGACTGCACTTCG ATGGCGGCAGGAAAAGAAAGTCCTCTCTCAGCTGGAATCACTCGCGTCGCGTCTTCAGCTTACAACTCCAACTCCGGCTACTCCCTTCAACGCTACAAATGGCATGAACTCACTGCGGGCCAGTAAGAGAAGCCAAGCCAGCAGACGACCTTCAACCGGGTTCGACAATCCCGGATACGTACCGCACGAGACTAACTCCGCGGACATCGTACAACAGTACACCCAGTACAACAATCTCTACGGATCGCAGAGCGAATTCAATGCCAGTATATTTGGGCTAAATCCTTCACAGTACATAGGACCTCCACCTCCACCGATGGCTGCTGAACACAAAAAGACACAGTCCTTGCTAGACTTGCGGTTTATCTTCCCTCCGAAATTCCTTACAACAAACGACAAGAAAGCTGCCAAAGATAGAGGGACTGATGAAACGGATAGTGTTCTGAACAATAATCTTAAGAACAATCGAATCAACAACAAACTAAATGACGGGACAGGAAAATCCCTCAAAGATAACAACAGCGTAATAGAGATGAACACAGATCCAACGGCGGCAGCCAACGACCCGATCTATCACACGATCGAATCAACTAAGCCCAGCAAAATTCTCGGAAGAAATTGCGTCTCTTTGGAGAACTTAGGAAACATCACTCTCTCCGAATCCCCATTGCCATATAAGAAAAACGACTTTGCTCAGTACCGATACGGCAACAATCTACTCAAGAACTACGCACTGAATCCTTGGAATGTCATCGCATACAATCCAGCCTACAGTGCATATCCTCCTGCTTACATGCACTACCACATGCATCCATACCTCTACCAGATGCATCACAACAACTTCCCACCGGCTACAGCAGCTGGATACTTCGCCTCGCCTCACCATCATCACCAAATGCATCCCCAGCAGCATCACCCGGGAGGTCTTGGGGGACACTACAGTGCCAACCAGTCCACCATCAGCTACGGGTACAACAATGGCTATCTTAACAGTGCAAACAATAGTCGACAATCGCTGGGCAACGAGTCGGATGACTTTCGCAAGTACCGAGATGTGGCCTTGTGA